The genomic window TCAATAATTTCAAAACTAAACAATTTAATGCCTTTCTTTTCAGCAAATTCACGAATTTCATCGTATTGTATCTCTGCTTGCAATTCACCTCTTCTGTATAGTACACCTAATTTTTTAATATCTTTTTTTATTTTCAAAACATAGTTATTGAATTGCTCTTTTATCTCAGGTGCATAACAAGTAGCAAAATAGTTGTTATTATGTTTTTTTTCAAAATCGGCAATAATTGCAGAGCTGTATATACTACTGAATATTACAGGAATATTATCTTTCTTTAAATATTGGCCTATACGCATACTTATAGGAGAACCAATTGAAATAATAAGGTCTGTATTATTATTCTTAAACTTCTCAATGGCACGCATTAACTTTTCTTCATCTTTTTTACAGTTTACATAAGTAATTTGCATGTTATTATCCCTTTCTTTTCTGAAAATGTAACCTGCATTTCTGAATTTATCTTCAATAATATTAATTGATTTAACGTAAACTTCAATATTGTCCCAATAAATTGCACCGATTTTTTTAACATCTTGTGAATATTGCCTTGCTCTTTCCTCGCCTCTTAAAACTCTTAATGCTCCTTGTGCCAATGCTTCCAATTCAGATTCTCCGGGATAAATGATTGTTTTTCCTATGAAATTAACCCTCTCTAATATCCAAGATGTGAGCATTTTGGAATGTGCAAGTCCGCCCGTCAACAGTATTCCGTCGATTTCGCCTTTAAGATTAGTAGCTCGTTTACCAATTTCTTCAGCTATTTGATATGCCATAGCTTGAAAAACCAAAGAATATTTTTCAGAACCTGCATTAACAATTTTTTCAACATCTCTGGCATCATTAGTATTAAAATAGGAAACTAATCCTCCTTTTCCCACAACCATTTTTTTCATTTCATCTTTGGAATATTTACCTGAAGTTGCTTTATCCAAAAATTTGAAAAGCGGCAAAGCTCCGCTTCTTTCAGGAGAAAAAGGCCCTTCATACAAACCGTGATTTACATTAATTGCTCTGCCTTTTTTCAAAGCAGCAACAGTGATACCGCCACCGAGATGAGCAACAATTAAATTTAAATCACTGATATTCTTATTGATTTTCTTTGCATGCAGACGTGCAGTTGCAAAAATATTTAAGGCATGTAATAAAGATGATCTTTCAAAATTCTTGTTACCGGAAATTCTTGCTACAGGTTCGAAATCATCAACTGCCGGAGGATCCACAATGAAAGCCGGAATTGAGTATTCCCAACCTATACTGTATGCAATAACACATCCCAAGTTTGAAGCATGATGCCCCTGATAACCAACTCTTGCATCATTAATCATCTTTTGATCAATATAATATGTTCCGCTTGGAATAGGCTTAATTAAACCTCCTCTGCCGACAACAGCATCTAAAATACTAATATCAAATGCTTTTTTTGTGAGAGCATGAATAATTTCCTCTTTTCTGAAAGAATATTGATCCCAGATATTTGCAAATTGTTCAAGTTGTTTAGGACTGTGGCTTACATTAATTTCAAACAAACAATCTTCATTTTTAAAAACACCGATTTTTGTTGATGTTGATCCGGGATTTATGGTCAGGATATGGTATGTTTTCATCTGTTTATTTTTTAATTATTTTCAAAGATCAGATGCCTGCCTATCGGCAGACAGGTAATATCCAGACCACGCAAGGTTCATGTTATCTGCAACTTCAGCAGAATAATCATGTTCGTGTGTGTTTAGTAATAATCATGGATGTTTCATTATTTTACGACTTTCATTTTCAAAAGATACAGAAACTTTTCAATATATACAATTATTAAGCCTTTCTTGTTGATTTAAATAAAGAAAAAAATCCTTTTCAAACTTGTTCAAAAAAACGCCTCAAATTGAGGCGTTTTTAAATACAGTTAATCTGACAATTTATACT from Bacteroidales bacterium includes these protein-coding regions:
- the buk gene encoding butyrate kinase → MKTYHILTINPGSTSTKIGVFKNEDCLFEINVSHSPKQLEQFANIWDQYSFRKEEIIHALTKKAFDISILDAVVGRGGLIKPIPSGTYYIDQKMINDARVGYQGHHASNLGCVIAYSIGWEYSIPAFIVDPPAVDDFEPVARISGNKNFERSSLLHALNIFATARLHAKKINKNISDLNLIVAHLGGGITVAALKKGRAINVNHGLYEGPFSPERSGALPLFKFLDKATSGKYSKDEMKKMVVGKGGLVSYFNTNDARDVEKIVNAGSEKYSLVFQAMAYQIAEEIGKRATNLKGEIDGILLTGGLAHSKMLTSWILERVNFIGKTIIYPGESELEALAQGALRVLRGEERARQYSQDVKKIGAIYWDNIEVYVKSINIIEDKFRNAGYIFRKERDNNMQITYVNCKKDEEKLMRAIEKFKNNNTDLIISIGSPISMRIGQYLKKDNIPVIFSSIYSSAIIADFEKKHNNNYFATCYAPEIKEQFNNYVLKIKKDIKKLGVLYRRGELQAEIQYDEIREFAEKKGIKLFSFEIIEESDFIRAKEYFERNKIEWVYIGTSSVIAAAGYDSLKHITNYFPTVCSLEDTVIRGGLSGYVIPWTIVTETSAKMALDILDNNIIKSRVIKPAEVKLFVNKNTAEKLKMTNAFNAFDNKEFV